One region of Ananas comosus cultivar F153 linkage group 9, ASM154086v1, whole genome shotgun sequence genomic DNA includes:
- the LOC109715654 gene encoding type IV inositol polyphosphate 5-phosphatase 11 isoform X1, whose product MGNWCSSHPTSELQNKRLVSIDAEDATHEGIRTVGVQKICEFSTSSALSVCIVTWNMNNKMPTENLSKLVSSDRKFDLLVVGLQEAPRCNLAQVLQAAIADTHILLGETTMQSIQLFLFGAKSSTKYIREMEVDKESDGGCGGLIRRKKGAVAMYINFSGIRMVFISCHLSAHEHKVDERNSQCRHISHSLFSKDHNRYVESSHVTVWMGDLNYRLQGISTMPARGLIHKNLQNMLTNKDQLLQEAEKGQVFNGYCEGTLSFKPTYKYNVGSSNYDTSYKIRVPSWTDRILFKVDHLGIDATLDSYESIDCIESSDHKPVKAHLCLKVNNE is encoded by the exons ATGGGCAACTGGTGTAGTTCTCATCCTACAAG TGAACTGCAGAACAAGAGGCTTGTTTCAATTGATGCAGAAGATGCAACTCATGAAGGGATAAGAACAGTTGGAGTTCAAAAGATCTGCGAATTCTCGACCAGCTCCGCGTTATCTGTGTGCATTGTGACATGGAATATGAACAACAAA ATGCCGACCGAGAATTTATCTAAGTTAGTGAGCAGCGATCGAAAGTTCGATCTTTTGGTGGTTGGGCTACAAGAAGCACCAAGATGTAATCTTGCTCAGGTTCTACAAGCAGCTATTGCTGACACCCATAT CTTACTAGGAGAAACAACCATGCAATCTATACAGCTGTTTCTTTTCGGTGCGAAGAGCTCGACGAAATATATTAGAG AAATGGAGGTGGATAAAGAATCAGATGGAGGATGTGGGGGGTTGATAAGGAGAAAGAAGGGAGCAGTGGCCATGTACATCAACTTTAGCGGCATTCGCATGGTCTTCATATCATGCCATCTTTCAG CTCATGAACACAAGGTGGACGAGCGGAACTCGCAGTGTCGGCACATatctcactctctcttctctaagGATCACAATCGGTACGTGGAATCGTCGCACGTCACGGTTTGGATGGGAGATCTCAATTACAGATTGCAAGGAATAAGCACAATGCCTGCCAGAGGTTTAATCCACAAAAATCTTCAAAAT ATGCTTACTAACAAAGACCAACTTCTACAAGAAGCTGAAAAGGGGCAAGTGTTCAATGGATATTGCGAAGGGACCTTATCATTTAAGCCTACATACAAGTATAATGTTGGTAGTAGTAACTATGATACAAGCTACAAG ATTCGAGTACCTTCGTGGACCGATCGGATCTTGTTCAAGGTCGATCATTTGGGTATCGACGCAACCTTAGATTCGTACGAATCGATCGACTGCATTGAGAGCTCGGATCACAAGCCAGTGAAGGCCCATCTTTGTTTGAAAGTGAACAATGaataa
- the LOC109715000 gene encoding protein DA1-related 1-like isoform X2 — translation MGWLNKIFNGRGKKNSKGSNRGKSSEDSVSDDHRESIDVQSESEYGDIDHAIALSLAEEEQKIEKAIGDSHFEEDEQLARALQESMSAESPPHQTKSAYQPLPYSPPPANFRICARCKNEIGYGYYPSYMDFAWHPECFRCYACNIPISENEPCMHGDRPYHSFCYRKNFPKCDVCKNFIPASINGQIEYRVHPFWQQKYCPSHQKDGTPRCCSCERLEPRDTQYVNLGDGRKICMECMNYSIMDNGECNPLYIDIREFFEGLNMKVEQQIPLLLVERQALNEALEGEKNEHYHLPETRGLCLAEERMVRTILKGPIIGPGNKIVDMITGPQQLIRRCEVTAILILFGLPRLLTGSILAHEMMHAWLRLKGYKDLPPEVEEGICQVLAHMWLESEITSGSGSNIASTSSSSSSSSSSSSSSSSSSKKGVKSEYEKKLGELFKKYQIEMDDSPVYGDGFRAANRAVDEFGLKRTLDHISMTGAFPS, via the exons ATGGGATGGTTGAACAAAATTTTCAACGGTCGCGGAAAGAAAAATTCAAAGGGAAGTAACCGCGGAAAATCGTCAGAAGATAGTGTTTCAGATGATCACCGTGAATCAATT GATGTACAATCCGAAAGCGAATACGGAGATATCGATCATGCCATTGCTCTATCTTTAGcagaagaagaacaaaaaatagaaaaggcaATTG GTGATAGTCATTTCGAAGAAGATGAGCAGCTCGCGAGGGCTTTGCAAGAAAGTATGAGCGCCGAGTCTCCTCCTCATCAAACCAAAAGCGCTTATCAACCACTCCCGTACTCGCCTCCTCCGGCCAACTTCAG GATATGTGCTAGATGCAAAAATGAGATCGGTTACGGATACTATCCTAGCTACATGGATTTTGCTTGGCATCCAGAGTGTTTTCGGTGTTACGCTTGTAACATTCCAATTTCTGAGAACGAG CCCTGCATGCACGGGGATCGCCCGTATCACAGTTTCTGCTACAGAAAGAATTTCCCGAAATGCGATGTTTGTAAAAACTTT ATACCGGCAAGTATAAATGGTCAAATTGAGTATAGAGTGCATCCATTTTGGCAGCAAAAATATTGTCCTTCACATCAGAAGGATGGAACTCCGCGATGTTGCAGCTGCGAGAGATTGGAG CCGAGGGACACTCAATATGTGAACTTAGGTGATGGGAGAAAAATATGCATGGAGTGTATGAATTATTCGATAATGGACAATGGCGAATGCAATCCACTTTATATCGATATTCGCGAGTTCTTCGAAGGTTTAAATATGAAGGTGGAACAGCAAATTCCATTGCTTTTAGTCGAGAGACAAGCCCTTAATGAAGCCTtggaaggagaaaaaaat GAACATTATCACCTCCCAGAAACCAGAGGTCTTTGTCTTGCTGAAGAACGGATGGTTCGAACT attttaaaaggGCCGATAATCGGGCCCGGAAACAAAATCGTAGACATGATCACTGGTCCACAGCAACTGATTCGGCGTTGTGAGGTTACAGCCATTCTAATTTTGTTCGGGCTACCAAG ATTACTCACTGGATCAATTTTGGCACAtgagatgatgcatgcatggCTTCGGCTTAAAG GATACAAAGATCTTCCTCCCGAGGTCGAAGAAGGCATATGCCAGGTTCTGGCTCATATGTGGCTCGAGTCAGAGATCACGTCAGGGTCCGGAAGTAACATCGCATccacatcatcatcatcatcatcatcatcgtcatcgtcatcgtcatcgtcatccTCATCAAAGAAAGGCGTGAAGTCGGAGTATGAGAAGAAACTAGGGGAGCTATTCAAGAAGTACCAGATCGAGATGGATGATTCGCCCGTGTACGGAGACGGTTTTCGAGCTGCTAATCGAGCAGTAGATGAGTTTGGTCTCAAACGAACCCTCGATCACATTAGTATGACAGGGGCTTTCCCAAGTTGA
- the LOC109715654 gene encoding type IV inositol polyphosphate 5-phosphatase 11 isoform X2, which produces MNNKMPTENLSKLVSSDRKFDLLVVGLQEAPRCNLAQVLQAAIADTHILLGETTMQSIQLFLFGAKSSTKYIREMEVDKESDGGCGGLIRRKKGAVAMYINFSGIRMVFISCHLSAHEHKVDERNSQCRHISHSLFSKDHNRYVESSHVTVWMGDLNYRLQGISTMPARGLIHKNLQNMLTNKDQLLQEAEKGQVFNGYCEGTLSFKPTYKYNVGSSNYDTSYKIRVPSWTDRILFKVDHLGIDATLDSYESIDCIESSDHKPVKAHLCLKVNNE; this is translated from the exons ATGAACAACAAA ATGCCGACCGAGAATTTATCTAAGTTAGTGAGCAGCGATCGAAAGTTCGATCTTTTGGTGGTTGGGCTACAAGAAGCACCAAGATGTAATCTTGCTCAGGTTCTACAAGCAGCTATTGCTGACACCCATAT CTTACTAGGAGAAACAACCATGCAATCTATACAGCTGTTTCTTTTCGGTGCGAAGAGCTCGACGAAATATATTAGAG AAATGGAGGTGGATAAAGAATCAGATGGAGGATGTGGGGGGTTGATAAGGAGAAAGAAGGGAGCAGTGGCCATGTACATCAACTTTAGCGGCATTCGCATGGTCTTCATATCATGCCATCTTTCAG CTCATGAACACAAGGTGGACGAGCGGAACTCGCAGTGTCGGCACATatctcactctctcttctctaagGATCACAATCGGTACGTGGAATCGTCGCACGTCACGGTTTGGATGGGAGATCTCAATTACAGATTGCAAGGAATAAGCACAATGCCTGCCAGAGGTTTAATCCACAAAAATCTTCAAAAT ATGCTTACTAACAAAGACCAACTTCTACAAGAAGCTGAAAAGGGGCAAGTGTTCAATGGATATTGCGAAGGGACCTTATCATTTAAGCCTACATACAAGTATAATGTTGGTAGTAGTAACTATGATACAAGCTACAAG ATTCGAGTACCTTCGTGGACCGATCGGATCTTGTTCAAGGTCGATCATTTGGGTATCGACGCAACCTTAGATTCGTACGAATCGATCGACTGCATTGAGAGCTCGGATCACAAGCCAGTGAAGGCCCATCTTTGTTTGAAAGTGAACAATGaataa
- the LOC109715000 gene encoding protein DA1-related 1-like isoform X1 has product MGWLNKIFNGRGKKNSKGSNRGKSSEDSVSDDHRESITQDVQSESEYGDIDHAIALSLAEEEQKIEKAIGDSHFEEDEQLARALQESMSAESPPHQTKSAYQPLPYSPPPANFRICARCKNEIGYGYYPSYMDFAWHPECFRCYACNIPISENEPCMHGDRPYHSFCYRKNFPKCDVCKNFIPASINGQIEYRVHPFWQQKYCPSHQKDGTPRCCSCERLEPRDTQYVNLGDGRKICMECMNYSIMDNGECNPLYIDIREFFEGLNMKVEQQIPLLLVERQALNEALEGEKNEHYHLPETRGLCLAEERMVRTILKGPIIGPGNKIVDMITGPQQLIRRCEVTAILILFGLPRLLTGSILAHEMMHAWLRLKGYKDLPPEVEEGICQVLAHMWLESEITSGSGSNIASTSSSSSSSSSSSSSSSSSSKKGVKSEYEKKLGELFKKYQIEMDDSPVYGDGFRAANRAVDEFGLKRTLDHISMTGAFPS; this is encoded by the exons ATGGGATGGTTGAACAAAATTTTCAACGGTCGCGGAAAGAAAAATTCAAAGGGAAGTAACCGCGGAAAATCGTCAGAAGATAGTGTTTCAGATGATCACCGTGAATCAATT ACGCAGGATGTACAATCCGAAAGCGAATACGGAGATATCGATCATGCCATTGCTCTATCTTTAGcagaagaagaacaaaaaatagaaaaggcaATTG GTGATAGTCATTTCGAAGAAGATGAGCAGCTCGCGAGGGCTTTGCAAGAAAGTATGAGCGCCGAGTCTCCTCCTCATCAAACCAAAAGCGCTTATCAACCACTCCCGTACTCGCCTCCTCCGGCCAACTTCAG GATATGTGCTAGATGCAAAAATGAGATCGGTTACGGATACTATCCTAGCTACATGGATTTTGCTTGGCATCCAGAGTGTTTTCGGTGTTACGCTTGTAACATTCCAATTTCTGAGAACGAG CCCTGCATGCACGGGGATCGCCCGTATCACAGTTTCTGCTACAGAAAGAATTTCCCGAAATGCGATGTTTGTAAAAACTTT ATACCGGCAAGTATAAATGGTCAAATTGAGTATAGAGTGCATCCATTTTGGCAGCAAAAATATTGTCCTTCACATCAGAAGGATGGAACTCCGCGATGTTGCAGCTGCGAGAGATTGGAG CCGAGGGACACTCAATATGTGAACTTAGGTGATGGGAGAAAAATATGCATGGAGTGTATGAATTATTCGATAATGGACAATGGCGAATGCAATCCACTTTATATCGATATTCGCGAGTTCTTCGAAGGTTTAAATATGAAGGTGGAACAGCAAATTCCATTGCTTTTAGTCGAGAGACAAGCCCTTAATGAAGCCTtggaaggagaaaaaaat GAACATTATCACCTCCCAGAAACCAGAGGTCTTTGTCTTGCTGAAGAACGGATGGTTCGAACT attttaaaaggGCCGATAATCGGGCCCGGAAACAAAATCGTAGACATGATCACTGGTCCACAGCAACTGATTCGGCGTTGTGAGGTTACAGCCATTCTAATTTTGTTCGGGCTACCAAG ATTACTCACTGGATCAATTTTGGCACAtgagatgatgcatgcatggCTTCGGCTTAAAG GATACAAAGATCTTCCTCCCGAGGTCGAAGAAGGCATATGCCAGGTTCTGGCTCATATGTGGCTCGAGTCAGAGATCACGTCAGGGTCCGGAAGTAACATCGCATccacatcatcatcatcatcatcatcatcgtcatcgtcatcgtcatcgtcatccTCATCAAAGAAAGGCGTGAAGTCGGAGTATGAGAAGAAACTAGGGGAGCTATTCAAGAAGTACCAGATCGAGATGGATGATTCGCCCGTGTACGGAGACGGTTTTCGAGCTGCTAATCGAGCAGTAGATGAGTTTGGTCTCAAACGAACCCTCGATCACATTAGTATGACAGGGGCTTTCCCAAGTTGA
- the LOC109715533 gene encoding BTB/POZ domain-containing protein At3g50780, protein MADFRVRRLESRHTKIRNVPIAVTPEGFWCCPSQAVLQKTLKNQNHQNKQKGSSPPSKAPSVQRAPAISSEKRASTPTRSKGVSDDQKCPPTSDNPALSPMRASERPPKPNSEGQKHKISVGFGQQETSDLKVILYGKEGIAVKMSVHKNILAENSNYFAEKLSRESPVSCIEILDCEDVEIYVETVGLMYCKEVKHRLIKQSVPRVLRILKVAESLGFRACMKSCLDYLEAVPWVGDEEEENVVSSVRHLKTDNYGINPILKRVSSDLNNPPNHTLAHIMELVLKSSDERGRREMKSLVLKLLKENSICNNGSSDICVETLYNSCKSCLDSLLVLFREATEPAFSSRALDGKEPITRHIALEADNLLWLVEILADRHVADEFVLMWASQNELSQLHNKLPIMNRHLISCITARIFVGIGRGEVLPCKETRQLLLNVWLQPLIDDYSWLQHGCRSFDRKVVEEGIGRTILTLPLEDQQTILLSWLGSFLKIGDNCPNLQRAFEVWWRRTFIRPYVEQQHGNILPLDRN, encoded by the exons atggcagattttagggttagaaggCTTGAATCCCGGCACACGAAGATAAGAAATGTTCCGATCGCGGTAACTCCAGAAGGATTCTGGTGTTGCCCTTCTCAGGCTGTGCTCCAGAAAACCCTGAAGAATCAAAACCACCAAAATAAGCAAAAAGGCTCATCCCCCCCTTCGAAGGCCCCTTCGGTTCAAAGGGCGCCGGCTATTTCATCGGAGAAGAGAGCATCCACTCCAACAAGATCAAAAGGTGTTTCGGATGACCAGAAATGCCCTCCGACTTCTGATAATCCGGCTTTAAGTCCAATGAGGGCTTCGGAGAGACCGCCGAAACCAAATTCTGAGGGTCAAAAGCATAAGATTTCAGTCGGCTTTGGTCAACAAGAGACGAGCGATTTGAAGGTTATTTTGTATGGGAAGGAAGGGATTGCAGTTAAGATGAGTGTTCATAAGAACATTCTTGCTGAAAATAGTAATTACTTTGCTGAGAAACTGTCGAGGGAGTCGCCGGTCTCGTGCATTGAGATATTGGATTGTGAGGATGTGGAAATTTATGTTGAGACTGTGGGATTGATGTATTGTAAGGAAGTCAAGCACAGGTTGATCAAGCAAAGTGTTCCGCGCGTTCTCCGCATACTAAAG GTTGCTGAGTCGCTTGGCTTCAGGGCATGCATGAAATCATGCTTGGATTACTTAGAAGCAGTCCCTTGGGTcggagatgaagaagaagaaaatgtggTCTCCTCGGTACGCCACCTTAAGACTGATAATTACGGAATAAACCCCATACTAAAAAGAGTATCTTCGGACCTTAACAACCCCCCTAATCACACACTTGCCCATATAATGGAACTTGTTCTAAAAAGCAGCGACGAAAGAGGACGGCGCGAGATGAAATCCTTAGTCCTAAAACTCTTAAAGGAAAATAGCATTTGTAATAATGGGTCTTCAGATATATGCGTAGAAACCTTATACAATTCATGCAAAAGTTGCTTAGACTCCCTGTTAGTGCTTTTCCGAGAAGCAACTGAACCAGCCTTTTCCAGTAGAGCTTTGGACGGCAAAGAACCTATTACAAGGCATATAGCTCTCGAAGCCGATAATCTTCTTTGGCTAGTGGAGATTCTGGCTGACAGGCATGTAGCTGATGAGTTTGTGCTGATGTGGGCGAGCCAAAATGAGCTATCTCAGTTGCATAATAAGCTACCGATTATGAACCGGCACTTAATTAGCTGCATCACAGCTAGAATTTTTGTCGGGATCGGGAGAGGAGAAGTGCTTCCGTGTAAGGAGACTCGCCAGCTGCTTCTCAATGTGTGGCTGCAGCCCCTTATTGACGACTACAGTTGGCTGCAGCATGGGTGCAGATCATTTGATCGGAAAGTTGTCGAGGAAGGGATCGGTCGAACTATTCTCACTCTTCCTTTGGAGGACCAGCAGACGATACTGCTTTCTTGGTTGGGGAGTTTCTTGAAAATTGGCGATAACTGCCCAAATCTGCAGCGAGCATTTGAGGTATGGTGGAGAAGGACTTTCATTAGGCCTTACGTTGAGCAGCAACACGGTAATATTTTACCGTTGGACAGAAACTGA
- the LOC109715000 gene encoding protein DA1-related 1-like isoform X3 codes for MSAESPPHQTKSAYQPLPYSPPPANFRICARCKNEIGYGYYPSYMDFAWHPECFRCYACNIPISENEPCMHGDRPYHSFCYRKNFPKCDVCKNFIPASINGQIEYRVHPFWQQKYCPSHQKDGTPRCCSCERLEPRDTQYVNLGDGRKICMECMNYSIMDNGECNPLYIDIREFFEGLNMKVEQQIPLLLVERQALNEALEGEKNEHYHLPETRGLCLAEERMVRTILKGPIIGPGNKIVDMITGPQQLIRRCEVTAILILFGLPRLLTGSILAHEMMHAWLRLKGYKDLPPEVEEGICQVLAHMWLESEITSGSGSNIASTSSSSSSSSSSSSSSSSSSKKGVKSEYEKKLGELFKKYQIEMDDSPVYGDGFRAANRAVDEFGLKRTLDHISMTGAFPS; via the exons ATGAGCGCCGAGTCTCCTCCTCATCAAACCAAAAGCGCTTATCAACCACTCCCGTACTCGCCTCCTCCGGCCAACTTCAG GATATGTGCTAGATGCAAAAATGAGATCGGTTACGGATACTATCCTAGCTACATGGATTTTGCTTGGCATCCAGAGTGTTTTCGGTGTTACGCTTGTAACATTCCAATTTCTGAGAACGAG CCCTGCATGCACGGGGATCGCCCGTATCACAGTTTCTGCTACAGAAAGAATTTCCCGAAATGCGATGTTTGTAAAAACTTT ATACCGGCAAGTATAAATGGTCAAATTGAGTATAGAGTGCATCCATTTTGGCAGCAAAAATATTGTCCTTCACATCAGAAGGATGGAACTCCGCGATGTTGCAGCTGCGAGAGATTGGAG CCGAGGGACACTCAATATGTGAACTTAGGTGATGGGAGAAAAATATGCATGGAGTGTATGAATTATTCGATAATGGACAATGGCGAATGCAATCCACTTTATATCGATATTCGCGAGTTCTTCGAAGGTTTAAATATGAAGGTGGAACAGCAAATTCCATTGCTTTTAGTCGAGAGACAAGCCCTTAATGAAGCCTtggaaggagaaaaaaat GAACATTATCACCTCCCAGAAACCAGAGGTCTTTGTCTTGCTGAAGAACGGATGGTTCGAACT attttaaaaggGCCGATAATCGGGCCCGGAAACAAAATCGTAGACATGATCACTGGTCCACAGCAACTGATTCGGCGTTGTGAGGTTACAGCCATTCTAATTTTGTTCGGGCTACCAAG ATTACTCACTGGATCAATTTTGGCACAtgagatgatgcatgcatggCTTCGGCTTAAAG GATACAAAGATCTTCCTCCCGAGGTCGAAGAAGGCATATGCCAGGTTCTGGCTCATATGTGGCTCGAGTCAGAGATCACGTCAGGGTCCGGAAGTAACATCGCATccacatcatcatcatcatcatcatcatcgtcatcgtcatcgtcatcgtcatccTCATCAAAGAAAGGCGTGAAGTCGGAGTATGAGAAGAAACTAGGGGAGCTATTCAAGAAGTACCAGATCGAGATGGATGATTCGCCCGTGTACGGAGACGGTTTTCGAGCTGCTAATCGAGCAGTAGATGAGTTTGGTCTCAAACGAACCCTCGATCACATTAGTATGACAGGGGCTTTCCCAAGTTGA